Genomic DNA from Azospirillum brasilense:
GACCACCCTGTCGGTGGACGAGACGGCCAGCATCGTCGCCGCCCTCCAGGCCCGCTTCCCGTCCATCGGCGGACCGAAGAAGGAGGACATCTGCTACGCCACCACCAACCGCCAGCAGGCGGTGAAGGCCATCGCGCCGAAGGTGGACGCCCTGCTGGTGCTGGGGGCGCCGAACTCCTCCAACTCCAAGCGGCTGGTCGAGGTGGCGAAGATCCACGGCTGCCAGCGCGCCCAACTCGTCCAGCGCGCGGCGGACATCGACTGGTCGGCTCTGGACGGGGTCGCCACGCTGGGCATCACCGCCGGCGCGTCGGCCCCCGAAGTGCTGGTGGAGGAGGTCATCGAGGCCGCCCGCGCCCGCTACGCCGTGACGGTGGAGGAGCTGCGCACCGCCTTCGAGGACATCACCTTCAAGCTGCCGAAGTCGCTGCTGGACGGCGGCGCCCCTTCCCGTCCGGTCCCGGCGGACGCATAATCCGGGGACCGGCCTTCGCGAAGGAGACGTTCATGGGCGCGCCCGCCATCCGGAAGCCGGCCATCCAGACAATGGACATCGACGACATGCAGATCCTCTCCGTGCAGGAGGGGCTTCCGGTGGACAGCCGTGCCGTCCGGGCGCAGCCCTGGCGCCGCGACGGACGGCGCTGGATCGTCGAGGATTTCACGGAGGACGCCACGCTGCCGCTGGCCTCCGTCGGGGCGGAGCTTCCGCTGACGGCGCTTTACGACGGCATAGCGCTGTGAGCGGCCCTGGGGTGAACGGTTGCGGCAGCATTGACCGGCGCCCCGAATCCCGGTAAGGCGCTGGCATGGCCGTATACACCGAAGTCACCGACGACGAGCTGAACGCTTTCATCGCCCAGTACGATCTGGGCGCCGTCCTGTCCTGCAAGGGCATCGCGGAGGGGGTGGAGAATTCCAACTTCCTCCTGGTGACGGAGCGCGGCCCCTACATCCTGACGCTCTATGAGAAGCGCACCCGGCGGGAGGATCTGCCCTTCTTCCTGGGCCTGATGGAGCATCTGGCGGACAAGGGCATCGCCTGCCCGCTGCCGGTCCAGGGGACGGACGGCCTGGCCCTGCGCGAGCTGGCCGGGCGCCCGGCGGTGATCGTCACTTTCCTGGCCGGCATGTGGCCGCGCCGCATCACGCCGCATCACTGCGCGGAGCTGGGGACGGCGTTGGCCCGCCTGCATCTGGCCGTCGCCGATTTCCGGATGGAGCGTCCCAACGCCCTGTCGCTGGACGGCTGGAAGGACCTCGCCGGGAAATGCGCGCCGCGCGCCGACGAGGTGGCCCGCGACCTGCGCGCCACGCTGGAGGCGGAGCTTGCGGCGCTGGAGGCCAACTGGCCCGCCGGCCTGCCGTCCGGGGTCATCCACGCCGACCTGTTCCCAGACAATGTGTTCTTCCGCGGCGACGGACTGTCCGGCCTGATCGACTTCTACTTCGCCTGCAACGATTTCCTGGCCTACGACATCGCGATCTGCATGAACGCCTGGTGCTTCGAGGTCGACGGGTCGTTCAACGCCACCAAGGCGCGGATGCTGCTGACCAGCTACCAGAAGGTCCGCCCCCTGTCGCCGGCGGAGCTGGCCGCCCTGCCCTGGCTGTGCCGCGGCAGCGCCCTGCGCTTCCTGCTGACGCGCCTCTACGACTGGCTGAACCATCCGCCGGGGGCCTTCGTGCGCCCGAAGGACCCGCTGGAATATCTGCGCAAGCTGCGCTTCCACCAGACCGTCCGCGGGCTCGGCGACTACGCGCTCGACGACGGCGGCAGCTATCAGGTCTGACGCCATGACGGACACGACGGACACCGGCACCGGCGGCGACAAGGGCGCGCCGAAGGTCGTCGACATCTTCACCGACGGCGCCTGCAGCGGCAACCCCGGCCCCGGCGGCTGGGGGGCCATCCTGCGCTACAACGGGGTGGAGAAGGAGCTGTACGGCGGCGAGCCGGCCACCACCAACAACCGCATGGAGCTGATGGCCGCCATCCAGGCGCTGGAGGCGCTGAAGCGGCCGATGGAGGTGCGGCTCTACACCGACAGCGAATATGTGAAGAACGGCATCACCCAGTGGATTCACGGCTGGAAGGCCCGTGGCTGGAAGACCGCCGACAAGAAGCCGGTGAAGAACGAGGATTTGTGGCGCCGCCTGGACGAGGCGAAGCGGCAGCATCGGATCGAGTTCCACTGGGTCCGTGGCCATGCCGGCCATCCGGAGAACGAGCGGGCCGACGCGCTGGCCCGCCAGGGCGTCGCCGAGGTCCGGCAGTCCGGGCGGGGCTGACCCGTCCGGCGAATGGCCGCCATCCTCAAGGGT
This window encodes:
- a CDS encoding homoserine kinase — encoded protein: MAVYTEVTDDELNAFIAQYDLGAVLSCKGIAEGVENSNFLLVTERGPYILTLYEKRTRREDLPFFLGLMEHLADKGIACPLPVQGTDGLALRELAGRPAVIVTFLAGMWPRRITPHHCAELGTALARLHLAVADFRMERPNALSLDGWKDLAGKCAPRADEVARDLRATLEAELAALEANWPAGLPSGVIHADLFPDNVFFRGDGLSGLIDFYFACNDFLAYDIAICMNAWCFEVDGSFNATKARMLLTSYQKVRPLSPAELAALPWLCRGSALRFLLTRLYDWLNHPPGAFVRPKDPLEYLRKLRFHQTVRGLGDYALDDGGSYQV
- the rnhA gene encoding ribonuclease HI; its protein translation is MTDTTDTGTGGDKGAPKVVDIFTDGACSGNPGPGGWGAILRYNGVEKELYGGEPATTNNRMELMAAIQALEALKRPMEVRLYTDSEYVKNGITQWIHGWKARGWKTADKKPVKNEDLWRRLDEAKRQHRIEFHWVRGHAGHPENERADALARQGVAEVRQSGRG